In a genomic window of Colius striatus isolate bColStr4 chromosome 2, bColStr4.1.hap1, whole genome shotgun sequence:
- the MEA1 gene encoding male-enhanced antigen 1 yields MAVARSMGPERVCPEEPGPPEAPDGAAGWSGDEEEEEEEEEGGGGYLYQPLSQEPEQSPGEAGPPAEAGPSLQERLQMLRLHLPDPPADSEEEEEAAAEEGAAAQSSRSSIPMDAEHVELVKRTMASVKLPSLGIPAWARQISEDQWKDVVQRTLQARQSLGGSRPEWK; encoded by the exons ATGGCCGTGGCGCGGAGCATGGGGCCCGAGCGGGTGTGTCCCGAGGAGCCGGGGCCGCCGGAGGCCCCCGACGGCGCGGCGGGCTGGAGCGGcgatgaggaagaagaggaggaagaggaggaaggtggtGGCGGGTACTTGTACCAGCCGCTGAGTCAGGAGCCGGAGCAGAGCCCCGGCGAGGCCGGCCCCCCCGCCGAGGCGGGCCCCAGCCTGCAGGAGCGGCTGCAG atgctgaggctgcacctgcCCGACCCGCCGGCGgacagcgaggaggaggaggaggcggcggcggaggaAGGCGCGGCGGCTCAGAGCAGCCGCAGCTCCATCCCCATGGACGCAG AGCATGTGGAGCTGGTGAAAAGGACGATGGCCAGCGTGAAGCTTCCCAGCCTGGGCATCCCTGCCTGGGCACGCCAGATCTCGGAGGACCAGTGGAAGGACGTGGTGCAGCGCACGCTACAGGCCCGGCAGAGCCTCGGTGGCTCCAGGCCCGAGTGGAAGTGA